A region from the Candidatus Cloacimonadota bacterium genome encodes:
- the tuf gene encoding elongation factor Tu (EF-Tu; promotes GTP-dependent binding of aminoacyl-tRNA to the A-site of ribosomes during protein biosynthesis; when the tRNA anticodon matches the mRNA codon, GTP hydrolysis results; the inactive EF-Tu-GDP leaves the ribosome and release of GDP is promoted by elongation factor Ts; many prokaryotes have two copies of the gene encoding EF-Tu) — protein sequence MAKAKFVRSKPHVNIGTIGHVDHGKTTLTAAITLYLSKTGAAEF from the coding sequence ATGGCTAAAGCAAAATTTGTAAGAAGTAAACCCCATGTAAACATAGGAACAATCGGACATGTTGACCATGGAAAGACGACTCTTACAGCGGCTATTACGCTTTACCTCAGCAAAACAGGTGCAGCCGAATTTC